In Naumovozyma castellii chromosome 1, complete genome, one DNA window encodes the following:
- the INM1 gene encoding inositol monophosphate 1-phosphatase INM1 (ancestral locus Anc_5.286) produces MTPSDLLSIEKFVCDLATNKVGPIIKSKSGTQQTYDLKTGSRKVDIVTVIDKQVEKLIWGELRAEYPDFKFIGEESYMKGVTRITEEPTFIVDPIDGTTNFVHDFPFSCTSIGLTVDKVPVMGVIYNPHLDLLISASKGNGVRINGKDFDYKEKIEGMGPLILNKSVVALQPGSAREGNNFKCKLATFENLLACDGGFIHGFRNLGSSAMTMAYIAMGYLDCYWDGGCYSWDVCAGWCILNETGGRVVGANQSEWDIGVDNRTYLAVRGTKIGSEEDQTKYIEDFWGCVKGKLEYD; encoded by the coding sequence ATGACGCCCTCAGATTTATtgtcaattgaaaaatttgtatGTGATTTGGCCACAAATAAAGTGGGCCCCATTATTAAAAGTAAGTCAGGTACTCAACAGACCTATGATTTAAAGACAGGATCTAGGAAAGTAGATATTGTTACCGTTATTGACAAACAAGTGGAGAAATTAATTTGGGGGGAATTGAGAGCAGAGTATCCTGACTTCAAGTTTATTGGTGAGGAAAGTTATATGAAAGGTGTGACTAGGATCACGGAAGAGCCTACATTCATTGTGGATCCGATCGATGGTACTACCAATTTTGTTCATGATTTCCCTTTTAGTTGTACTTCTATCGGGTTAACTGTGGATAAAGTTCCTGTCATGGGAGTTATTTACAATCCTCACCTGGATCTATTGATTTCAGCGTCGAAAGGAAATGGTGTTAGAATTAATGGCAAAGATTTTGATTATAAGGAAAAAATAGAAGGTATGGGCCCCCTTATACTAAATAAATCGGTAGTGGCATTACAGCCAGGATCTGCAAGAGAAGGTAACAATTTTAAATGTAAATTGGCTACGTTTGAAAACTTACTAGCCTGTGATGGGGGATTTATTCATGGATTTAGAAATTTGGGATCATCCGCAATGACAATGGCCTACATTGCCATGGGTTACTTAGATTGTTACTGGGACGGTGGCTGCTATTCATGGGATGTTTGTGCAGGCTGGTGTATATTGAATGAGACAGGTGGACGTGTTGTAGGTGCCAATCAATCGGAATGGGATATTGGAGTCGATAATAGAACATACTTGGCTGTCAGAGGTACAAAGATAGGTAGTGAGGAAGATCAAACAAAGTACATTGAGGATTTTTGGGGTTGCGTCAAGGGTAAATTGGAATAcgattaa
- the PMA1 gene encoding H(+)-exporting P2-type ATPase PMA1 (ancestral locus Anc_4.115), with product MSDVSDVSERESTTNEKPPQVVDTSSSSEEESDDDDIDALIDELQSNQGDDEDGDDSDGGAAAAGEARVIPESMLQTDPAYGLSSDEVARRRKKYGLNQMSEENESLVVKFIMFFVGPIQFVMEAAAILAAGLSDWVDFGVICGLLLLNAGVGFVQEFQAGSIVEELKKTLANSAIVIRDGQLVEVPANEVVPGDILQLEDGVIIPADGRIVTEDCFVQIDQSAITGESLAADKHYGDQTFSSSTVKRGEAFMVITATGDNTFVGRAAALVNKASGGQGHFTEVLNGIGIILLVLVIVTLLLVWTASFYRTDGIVRILRYTLGITIVGVPVGLPAVVTTTMAVGAAYLAKKQAIVQKLSAIESLAGVEILCSDKTGTLTKNKLSLHEPYTVEGVSADDLMLTACLAASRKKKGLDAIDKAFLKSLAQYPAAKNALTKYKVLEFHPFDPVSKKVTAVVESPEGERIICVKGAPLFVLKTVEEDHPIPEDIHENYENKVAELASRGFRALGVARKRGEGHWEILGVMPCMDPPRDDTGETVAEARRLGLRVKMLTGDAVGIAKETCRQLGLGTNVYNAERLGLSGGGDMPGSELADFVENADGFAEVFPQDKYRVVEILQTRGYLVAMTGDGVNDAPSLKKADTGIAVEGATDAARSAADIVFLAPGLSAIIDALKTSRQIFHRMYSYVVYRIALSIHLEIFLGLWIAILNNSLDINLIVFIAIFADVATLAIAYDTAPYSQTPVKWDLPRLWAMSVILGIILAIGSWICLTTMFLPKGGIIQNFGAMDGIMFLQISLTENWLIFITRAVGPFWSSIPSWQLAGAVFGVDIIATMFTLFGWWSQNWTDIVTVVRTWIWSIGVFCVMGGAYYQMSESEAFDRLMNGKPLKEKKDTRSVEDFLAAMQRVSTQHEKEM from the coding sequence ATGTCTGACGTTTCTGATGTTTCTGAAAGagaatcaacaacaaatgaGAAACCACCTCAAGTTGTTGAcacttcttcctcttctgaagaagaatccgatgatgatgatatcGATGCTTTAATCGATGAATTACAATCAAACCaaggtgatgatgaagatggtgaCGATTCAGATGGTGGTGCTGCCGCTGCCGGTGAAGCCAGAGTCATCCCTGAATCCATGCTACAAACAGACCCTGCTTACGGTCTATCTTCCGATGAAGTCgcaagaagaagaaagaagtACGGTTTGAATCAAATgtctgaagaaaatgaatctTTAGTcgtcaaattcatcatgTTTTTCGTCGGTCCAATTCAATTCGTTATGGAGGCCGCCGCTATCTTGGCTGCCGGTTTGTCCGATTGGGTCGATTTCGGTGTTATCTGTGGTTTACTATTATTAAACGCTGGTGTTGGTTTCGTTCAAGAATTCCAAGCCGGTTCCATTGTcgaagaattaaagaaaactTTGGCCAACTCCGCCATCGTCATTAGAGATGGTCAATTGGTCGAAGTTCCAGCTAACGAAGTCGTTCCAGGTGATATCCTACAATTGGAAGACGGTGTCATTATTCCAGCTGATGGTCGTATTGTCACTGAAGATTGTTTCGTTCAAATCGATCAATCTGCTATTACTGGTGAATCTTTAGCCGCTGATAAACATTACGGTGATCAAACTTTCTCCTCCTCCACTGTTAAGAGAGGTGAAGCTTTCATGGTCATTACCGCTACTGGTGATAACACTTTCGTTGGTAGAGCCGCTGCCTTGGTTAACAAGGCTTCCGGTGGTCAAGGTCATTTCACTGAAGTCTTGAACGGTATTGGTATCATTCTATTGGTCTTGGTTATTGTCACTCTATTATTGGTTTGGACCGCTTCCTTCTACAGAACTGACGGTATCGTTAGAATCTTGAGATACACTTTAGGTATTACCATTGTCGGTGTCCCAGTTGGTTTACCAGCTGTCGTTACCACTACCATGGCTGTCGGTGCTGCTTACTTAGCTAAGAAGCAAGCTATTGTTCAAAAATTATCCGCCATTGAATCTCTTGCTGGTGTCGAAATCTTGTGTTCTGATAAGACTGGTACTTTAACCAAGAACAAGTTGTCTCTACACGAACCATACACCGTCGAAGGTGTCTCCGCTGATGATTTAATGTTAACTGCTTGTTTGGCTGCTTCcagaaagaagaagggtTTAGATGCTATCGATAAGGCTTTCTTAAAGTCATTGGCCCAATACCCTGCTGCTAAGAACGCTTTGACTAAATACAAGGTCTTGGAATTCCATCCATTCGACCCTGTCTCCAAGAAGGTTACCGCTGTCGTTGAATCTCCAGAAGGTGAAAGAATCATTTGTGTTAAAGGTGCTCCATTATTCGTCTTGAAGACcgttgaagaagatcacCCAATCCCAGAAGATATTCATGAAAACTACGAAAATAAAGTTGCCGAATTAGCCTCCAGAGGTTTCAGAGCCTTAGGTGTTGCTAGAAAGAGAGGTGAAGGTCACTGGGAAATCTTAGGTGTTATGCCATGTATGGATCCTCCAAGAGATGATACTGGAGAAACTGTCGCTGAAGCTAGACGTTTAGGTTTAAGAGTCAAGATGTTAACTGGTGATGCCGTTGGTATTGCTAAGGAAACTTGTAGACAATTAGGATTGGGTACCAATGTTTATAACGCTGAAAGATTAGGTTTAAGTGGTGGTGGTGATATGCCAGGTTCTGAATTAGCTGATTTCGTTGAAAACGCCGATGGTTTCGCTGAAGTTTTCCCTCAAGATAAATATAGAgttgttgaaattttacAAACAAGAGGTTACTTGGTTGCTATGACTGGTGATGGTGTTAACGATGCtccatctttgaagaaggcTGATACCGGTATTGCTGTCGAAGGTGCTACTGATGCCGCTAGATCCGCTGCCGATATTGTTTTCTTAGCTCCTGGTTTATCTGCTATTATTGATGCTTTGAAGACTTCCAGACAAATTTTCCACAGAATGTACTCTTATGTTGTTTACCGTATTGCCCTATCCAttcatttggaaattttcttAGGTCTATGGATTGCCATTTTGAACAACTCTTTGGATATTAACTTGATTGTTTTCATCGCTATTTTCGCTGATGTTGCTACTTTGGCTATTGCTTACGATACTGCTCCATACTCTCAAACTCCAGTTAAATGGGATCTACCAAGATTATGGGCTATGTCTGTTATCTTAGGTATTATTTTGGCTATCGGTTCTTGGATTTGTTTGACTACTATGTTCTTACCAAAGGGTGGTatcattcaaaatttcGGTGCTATGGACGGTATTATGTTCTTGCAAATTTCATTGACTGAAAACTGGTTGATTTTCATTACAAGAGCTGTTGGTCCATTCTGGTCTTCTATCCCATCTTGGCAATTAGCCGGTGCCGTCTTCGGTGTCGATATTATTGCTACCATGTTTACTTTATTCGGCTGGTGGTCTCAAAACTGGACTGATATTGTTACTGTCGTCCGTACCTGGATCTGGTCTATTGGTGTCTTCTGTGTCATGGGTGGTGCTTACTACCAAATGTCCGAATCTGAAGCTTTCGATAGATTAATGAACGGTAAGccattgaaggaaaagaaggacACTAGATCTGTTGAAGATTTCCTTGCTGCTATGCAAAGAGTTTCTACTCAACACGAAAAGGAAATGTAA
- the PUF4 gene encoding Puf4p (ancestral locus Anc_4.114), with amino-acid sequence MVKKEVKLNAGEEPPVDHVVSATINSALERLQLDDLDVATPEVNLNDDLKNSKDNGSKLTNKPQSPVYPPPQMMGAGFMPYSQMMHMAPPHHHHLGFFPPPDFPESSMTQRGPVMFNNSGDSSVFPNMRSPMGSVPSFIPESHLMPNNDPLWIQSPDHLPVPSSVTIDQSTSTDDPNATKTKGPGAATVRRQTFHAISTHDLIDATATDSAVNTDASTALATDELNMSTPSAVGTKTRTQSISFEKTVGHPQFLPQMSADEKNKIAESSDKEVEGKKEKVNTYAAYPYGGPLAQPNPVMSGHLPPPLPGNNPSNYGIHSPFPGAYDFNAPFQSFSPVLGGLNPPLYPQSPIHMSHSPLPLQPHGPELNGAAGPNKNNAGGPTMKGGEQMPPFPMMQHQQGGTPPPWMYGSPSPFNPMGPPHPHGMPHQGHPAMMSGNNNNNNGMQRGGRHFHGRGRNGNGNKSRFNRHDHNGNNNNNNNGQFNYDENNQRRMEEMSRYADSTLDEFVGNIYSLCKDQHGCRFLQKQLDVLGSKAADLIFEETKFHTIELMTDSFGNYLMQKLIERVTTEQRIELAKIASPQFVEIALNPHGTRALQKLIECINTEEEAKIIVESLRDSIVQLSKDLNGNHVVQKCLQKLHPTDFQFIFDATCDNCVDIATHRHGCCVLQRCLDHGTKEQCEKLCDKLLSHVDKLTLDPFGNYVVQYVITKETERDEFDYTHKIVHLLKPKVAELSVHKFGSNVIEKILRTPVVTETMILELLNHESEIQNLLNDSYGNYVLQTALDISHEHNKYLYDRLSAIVTPLLVGPIRNTPHGKRIMGILHIES; translated from the coding sequence ATGGTTAAGAAAGAAGTTAAATTAAACGCTGGTGAGGAACCACCAGTTGACCATGTCGTCTCAGCAACAATCAATTCTGCCTTAGAAAGGTTGcaattggatgatttaGATGTTGCCACCCCTGAAgtgaatttgaatgatgaCCTTAAGAACTCAAAAGATAATGGTAGTAAGCTTACCAATAAACCACAATCTCCAGTTTATCCTCCACCTCAAATGATGGGTGCTGGATTTATGCCTTACTCTCAAATGATGCATATGGCCCCACCACATCACCATCATCTGGGATTCTTTCCACCACCGGACTTTCCGGAATCTTCAATGACTCAACGTGGTCCTGTCatgtttaataattctgGTGATTCATCTGTCTTCCCAAATATGCGTTCTCCAATGGGCTCTGTACCATCATTTATTCCAGAATCTCATTTGATGCCAAATAATGATCCACTGTGGATTCAATCACCAGACCATTTACCTGTTCCATCTTCTGTTACCATAGATCAATCAACTTCTACTGATGACCCTAACGCGACAAAGACAAAGGGTCCAGGTGCTGCCACCGTTAGAAGACAAACATTTCATGCAATTTCGACCCATGATTTGATCGATGCTACCGCTACAGACAGTGCAGTCAATACCGATGCTTCAACTGCTTTAGCTACTGATGAATTGAACATGTCTACCCCTTCAGCTGTGGGTACCAAGACTAGAACTCAATCTATCTCTTTTGAGAAGACCGTTGGTCATCCTCAATTTCTACCACAAATGTCTGCtgatgaaaagaataagatTGCAGAATCATCAGATAAAGAAGTGGAAGGCAAAAAGGAGAAGGTCAACACCTATGCAGCATACCCCTATGGTGGGCCATTAGCCCAACCTAATCCGGTTATGTCTGGTCACTTACCTCCACCATTACCTGGTAATAATCCTTCAAATTATGGCATCCATTCTCCATTTCCAGGTGCCTATGATTTTAATGCCCCATTCCAGTCATTTTCTCCTGTGCTAGGTGGTTTGAACCCTCCATTATATCCTCAATCTCCAATTCATATGTCTCATTCACCACTACCATTGCAACCACATGGCCCAGAATTGAATGGAGCAGCTGGCCCCAATAAGAATAATGCAGGTGGTCCAACAATGAAAGGCGGTGAACAAATGCCACCATTTCCAATGATGCAACATCAACAAGGGGGTACTCCTCCACCCTGGATGTACGGTTCTCCCTCACCATTTAATCCAATGGGTCCACCACATCCTCACGGAATGCCACATCAAGGACATCCTGCAATGATGAGcggtaataataataacaacaatggCATGCAAAGAGGTGGTAGACATTTCCATGGGAGAGGTAGGAATGGTAACGGTAATAAATCTCGTTTCAATCGTCATGATCATAATGgtaacaataacaataataataatggcCAATTTAattatgatgaaaataatcaaCGCCGAATGGAAGAGATGTCTCGTTATGCTGATTCCACCCTCGATGAATTTGTAGGCAACATCTATTCATTATGTAAGGATCAACATGGGTGTCGTTTCTTACAGAAGCAATTAGATGTTTTAGGTTCCAAGGCAGCTGATCttatctttgaagaaaccaAATTTCATACTATTGAATTAATGACTGATTCTTTTGGTAATTATCTCATGCAAAAACTCATTGAAAGGGTCACTACTGAACAAAGAATTGAGTTAGCCAAGATTGCCAGTCCACAGTTTGTTGAGATCGCTTTGAATCCACACGGTACAAGGGCCTTacaaaaattaattgaatgcATTAATACCGAGGAAGAAGCCAAGATTATCGTAGAATCCTTACGTGATTCTATTGTACAATTAAGCAAAGATTTGAATGGTAATCATGTGGTTCAAAAATGTTTGCAAAAATTACATCCAACtgatttccaatttatttttgatgCTACTTGTGACAACTGTGTAGACATTGCCACTCACAGACATGGATGCTGTGTCCTACAACGTTGTTTGGACCACGGGACAAAAGAACAATGTGAAAAATTATGTGACAAACTTTTAAGTCATGTTGACAAGTTGACCTTGGATCCATTCGGTAATTATGTTGTTCAATATGTCATTACCAAAGAAACTGAAagagatgaatttgattaCACTCATAAGATTGTTCACTTATTAAAACCAAAGGTTGCTGAACTATCGGTACACAAATTTGGATCTAACGTGATTGAAAAGATCTTGAGAACACCCGTAGTCACCGAAACAATGATTTTGGAATTACTAAACCATGAATCCGAAATCCAAAACCTATTGAATGACAGTTATGGAAATTATGTTTTACAAACGGCTTTGGATATTTCTCATGAACATAACAAATACTTATATGACAGATTATCGGCAATTGTAACTCCTTTATTAGTAGGTCCAATAAGGAACACCCCACATGGTAAGAGAATTATGGGTATTTTACATATCGAATCATAG